Genomic segment of Salvia hispanica cultivar TCC Black 2014 chromosome 2, UniMelb_Shisp_WGS_1.0, whole genome shotgun sequence:
tatttgttatgaagtagtaatttgataaaatgaagtTAAAGCACTAATATATTATCCTGTGAAGTAGTAAATTCGTAAAATGAGGTAATAAAGCAttgtaatgaagtaatagacACTAAATATGAACTATCTATATACTGTGTTGTATGGGTTTAGGATTTTAGGATTAAACTTAACTGATGTGTGGTTTCCAGATTAAAATGaagtacatattctttttaatgaagtagtaaattgataagataaagtaataagttatgataatgaagtaatataaataatctgCTTATACAATAggtttttattactaaaatgaagtaataaaacattataatgaagtaaatgactctaaaaatgaagtaataaactattataatgaagtaacatgtttaactgatgtgttgtttgcacattaaatGAAGTAACATAGTATTCTTAGTGAAGGAAATACCGAATTTCAAATGGGAACATGTGGACACGGTACAAGCATCATTCTGAagtatcttaattttttataaagtagtaatttgaaaaaatgaagttatttACTGTTTTGTACTCAGCTGCTGTGTTGTTTCATATTCTTCAGATATTTAACAATACTTCATTCTCCCagttttttacttcattcgaGTGAtcttttacttcattacatAGGTCTTTTTCCCCATATGTGCGAATGAGCATTATTATGGTATTTGCTTTTGCTTCAAAAGAAATGGAATTGTTGTACTAGATAACTCTGAAAATGGCGACGACAATGATCTCACAACCAATTATAGTGACATTCCAGAGACGTTGGTTTGTATTCTTCacatatgatttaattttattacactTACATATGATAcacaactaaaaataacatatattttattatacatgCAGAGATCATATTTTTGTCAATTCCTCACCAACatttagtaataaaacctaactgtataaacaaatcaatgatattacttcattattataatttattactttatcttatcatttattacttcattaaaaagaatatgtagttcattttaatgtgcaaacaagTCAGCATATACACTACAATAATATCagcatttaatattcaataagAACAGAAGTTCAGTTTTAATGATTATTACTTCAGGATAACTTAactttacttcattataacaacaatttagtcGAATTGATGGCATACTTTAATAtgcaaacaacacatcagttaaagatgttacttcatgataatattttattaattcattttaacagtgatttacttcattattatgaattattacttcattttagtaataaaacctaCTGTGTAAacagatcatttatattacttaattatcataacttattacttcattttatgaattcaatacttcatactaactagattataattaaaaggaaaacatatcatttatattacagAATCTTAtcagtttattacttcattctcatgttttattacttcattttggtAATAAACCTAACTGTATAAACAAATCAAtgatattacttcattattataatttattacttcatcttatcaatttattacttcattaaaaagaatatgtagttcattttaatgtgcaaacaagTCAGCATATATACTACAATAATATCaacatttaatattcaataagAACAGAAGTTCAGTTTTACTAGTTATTACTTCAGGATAACTTAACTTTACTTCATTATGAGTACAAATCGCATATACACTACAATAATATCAGCATTTAATATTCAACAAGAACAAAAGTTCAGTTTTACTTGTTATTAGTTCAGGATAACCAAAGTGTAGTTCATCATGAGTACAAATCGCATATACACtacaaacatgaaaaaaatttgttttacttcattagTTTTAAGCTCATGGATCAGCGTTCCAACGTTGCAACGTAGTTTTTAGCTCATTTTTCCGaccatttacttcattattaatatGATTACACTACAAACATGAAAAACATCAAAAATAACACATTACTCAACTGGAAAAAGTCATGAACCTTCAACTGTGGTATTATCTGATTCTGGCTCTACATCTGAATCAGAATCCGTATCAAAAAGAGATCCTCCTGGATTAGTAGGATCATCCATAATCGATCCAACATTGTTCGATGTAGATCCAGTTGAAGTAGATCCTAATCCGTCTTCAACCGCGGAATTTGTTGATGTAGATCCTAATCCGTCGATATTCTCCATGAGAGTCAGAATATTGccaaattgaagaagaattcGTGAATTAAGGCTCAGCGCCACCGAATTTGTCAAGTgcgctgccgccgccgccgcggaTTGATCCCCTCCAGCAGCTTTTGATGAGCCCGAAACGAATGAAACACAAATTGAATTACGAAAATGGATTGAACGTGGAATGAACGCAGATCGTGGATGGCAGATTGAAGAGATCGACGCACAGATCGTGAATTGCGAGAGAAACACGTTATGTATGTGTTATGTATGTGTTAAGAATTGATTTCCTAAAATACCCCTcagcaagtttttattgatttaaatattaagttaattgcaaattaatcctaaccacaagataaaaaaaatgaagggccctaatttggtctctagttcggccCTTAAGaatggttcgacattgatcacaactctctctctctctctatatatatatatatatatgattatcACAATAGACATGGTGATGTTATGATCCAAACACAAGTGTTATCCGATCTTCTTTACATATATACAGTCAAATAaagattgattttttcttcaacATGATAATGATCAAATTTACTTCCTCAAATCAATAACGATGGAAGAAAATCCACAGTGCAATATGTTTGATCATAAATTTGTGATTACCAAATACAATGAACAATAGCATAAGTGGAAATGGAAAAGCTACACAATCCATCTAAAATCAACATAATCAAATGTGCTATGATGAAACTATGAATATCAAATTCGATCATTAAAAGCTATCAATATCAAAAGAGTAACTTTACCGCAGTAACAACCGGTGACGATAGCGAAATTCGAAGCATATATAGCTGAAATCGCTGAAAGACCGAGATTATTTATGTGTTTTGACATCAATCCTACAGATCCTCTAGCAATCCCTAGTTTTTGCACAAAAACAATTCTCTAAATCAGACGACGATCATCTAAAAACAATTCAGaaagcaagagagagagaaaaaaaaaacctgcGAGCACAGTGGGGATTAGAATGCGCTGCTTCCGGTGGTCTGGATTCGATGAAGGCAAATTCAAGGAAGAAGATAATAGAGAATTTCGTGTGATTTGATCCGCACTTTTTTCGTTCGAAGCCATTTGAGCTGAGGGGTTGAATCAAATTATCTTTGCTTTGCTAACTTCCCACTCGCTCACTCACTCACGTATATATGAAACATGGGAAACTAATCtccactaataaaaaaaaaacatgggAAACCAACTAAGTaggattatatatttattagaattaatttctgaattttatattaattgcatttacatCCCTCAGCATAAAATGATTATACAAAACCTctcaaaactccccttttagaTATTGTATAGATTAGGATTTTCCAATGTTTAAGTTttggtatttatttattttcttatttgattaaaataaataaagagaaaagtgTTGACCAATATTAATTGgtcttgatatttttttatgagaaattacaccacatatataaaaaatttcaccAACGTTTGATTCagtacaaaaaattttaagtttacaTATTCCATACAAAAAagtttaatactaatatattccGACCAAAATTCCTCTAACACCGTTacttttctgattttttcatcctttttttttaaaaaaaaatcgtcaTATTCACACTTACTTGATTCCCTGcacaatttctatttttatacattgaataaaaaaaattcaaacaccATGAGTTTTCAACTATCGTTTGAATCCACCATTGACAAAATATCGTCGAGCTCTCtcccaaatttgaaattaaaccCTTCACCTATTCACGTCAATCGTTGCTTTGCTGCCTCGAGCTTCGCAGGTCCCTGAAActtttacaaattaataatccctccgttccacaaaagatgtcacactttcctttttagtttgtcccacgaAAGATAtctctttttggaaaaagttctctcacacatgaatataaaatttatattttctctcttcatttaacgcacaaaataaaactttctaaaatcatgtgtcgtcccacaagtgtgacattttttgtaggacggatggaatagtaattttcaatttttcatggCTTCGAAGAGCTATTTATTTCTGAATTAGTACTGGTGCAAGATTAATTAAAGGCAAGTTtgaattaaatgcataaattgtCAACCTGAATAAGATAATTGtcatgtatgtatgtattgTTCCGAAAGATTAGTGCTTGAGCAGTGAAGATCAACTATGTAAACAACACTTATTACCTCCCGTCATCCATCTCTATTTTTCATACTGGGATCTTCTACAGGTGaatacaattataaaatactaccCCCTCCTCCGTCAATTACGTAAAcgatacgaattttaatgtaaaattggtaaaataagagaggtagagataaaaagtaattattttattgttagaGATAATGAGTCCTACGTCtaatgagagaaaaaactttacaaaattagaaagtgcatattcttgtgggatggagggagtactctaTACGAAGAGTAACAGTGTGTTATTTAGATTTAGACGGAATGTATTAACTTGAAACACTAATTAAACTTTTGGTATAAAATGTGTAAACTTAAAAccttttatattaaattgaaatatcgGTTAACTTTTTTGTACGTAAAGcgtaatttctttttttacttttttttttttttacaaaacagTGTTTCATTTTGGTTCATTTTAGCTCATTTCCTTTAAgttttactactagtattttttatttgtatatataaatgtctCATTAATTGTGTATATAAATGTCTCATTAAGGCTAAAATGACACACTTTTCTAGTTCATTTCCTTTGCCTACATTTTTCCTCTTGTGTTatctcttaaatttttaattaattaaaatttttattatgacTTATCAAATGAATGTTTACACTTATCTGTGGTACCGTTCACTCTATATGATAACTTATCAATGGTTATATCATACCCATTGTGGCGTTATTTACCTCATTGATCGGCGTTAATTGCTTGCCTCCTCCTTGTGGCTAGAGCCAATAAGAACATCCACAATAGGGTGGACACTTTGGCCGGACACTTTTACGTTTTTTGTTCATagccactttttatttgtctacagccaaaaaaaaaagttttcgcagcaatagtggacactttttttagccacatttcactttattttatatgttgtatattttaattcatttacaattaaaattatcggactgaaaataattagataaaaacggctaataaaacaaattaaaattgaaaactaaattttcgTCGGATTAAAGTAAGGggaaaattacaacgaaaatttGATCTACGGAAAATCACACATGTTCTTCACGCTACGCCGCCTCCCCTACGTGCCCAGACCTCTTCAATCAAATCGACCTGGAGTTGGTCATGTGCTGTGCTCCTGCGTATATCAGCGAAACGTTGGATCAGATATTCATTACTACGTGGTACACCCATCTGTATCGGCGCGGAGGCAACGCCGTGACTTGTACTTGCACCATCTTCCGGTGCCCAACGTTCTGCAgcaaatccttcatcttctattatcatattgtgcaatatgatacatgcTACCATAATATTCGCGACATCATCTTCGTGCCAAACTCGTGCCGGGCAGCGTATAATGGCCCATCGCgcttggagcacaccaaaagcTCGCTCAACATCTTTCCTAGCGGCCTCTTGTTTTCGCGCAAAATATTGTCTCCTCGCTCCAGCC
This window contains:
- the LOC125206415 gene encoding uncharacterized protein LOC125206415, producing the protein MILEAVADYRLRIWHAYFGVASSNNDINVLQSSPLFNDECRGEGPEISFVANGTQYRRGYYLADGIYPRWPVFVKTLRQPAGARRQYFARKQEAARKDVERAFGVLQARWAIIRCPARVWHEDDVANIMVACIILHNMIIEDEGFAAERWAPEDGASTSHGVASAPIQMGVPRSNEYLIQRFADIRRSTAHDQLQVDLIEEVWARRGGGVA